One Salvelinus fontinalis isolate EN_2023a chromosome 22, ASM2944872v1, whole genome shotgun sequence genomic window, GCTCATACACTTATATAACAATTTAGACCATTCATGTTTTTTTCTCCATGTGTTATGTACTGTGCATTCATttacagtaccggtcaaaggtttagacacacctactcattcaagggtctttctttatttttactattttctacattgtagaataatagtgaagaaatcaaaactatgaaataacacgtatggaatcatgtagtaaacaagaaaagtgttaaacaaatccaaatatattttatatttgagaatctcacccaagtgagatggtttgggatgagttgggctgcagagtgaaggaaaatcagccaagaagtggtcagcatatgtgggaactccttcaagactgttggaaaagcattccaggtgaagctggttgagagaatgccaagagtgtgcaaagctgtcatcaaggcaaagggtggctactttgaagattctcaaatctaaaatatatttagaattgtttaacccttttttggttactacaatattccatatatgttatttcatagttttaatgtcttcactattattctacaatgtagaaaatagtaaatataaagaaaaaccattgaatgagtaggtgtgcccaaacttttgactggtattgtatttaTTAACTTAATTAGTCATAAATAGAGGACATGTGTAACATAAAGCTTTTTTCACTGAACGCGGCTTAATTATCCCAGTGGGACTGACACTTGGATTAAAACGATGTAAGAAATGttgaatattttttatttgttgaatattttttataattcatattttttttagtGTTGAACTTAACTCTCCCTCCTTATCTCAATATATCTTTCCCTCTTCTTCTGTTTTTCTCTTGACCTGTTTCCCTCATCAGAGATGGTACGGACGGCCACACCGTTCCCCATGGTTTCGCTGCTTTTCGTCTTCACCGCCTTCGTCATCAGTAACATCGGACACATCCGGCCCCAGCGCACCATCCTGGCTTTCATCTCTGGAATCTTCTTCATCCTCTCAGGTAAGGTGCCACATAAAAGTTTCCCATTGGCTGTTGTTTTAATGATATTCAGTATTCAAGATACTTATTGGTTGATGAAAGCTGCCAATGGTATGTAAAATAGGTTCTGTGTGATCTGGGTCTGGAACCCTCCTGATTGGTTTTTGATTTAGTGGCTTGGCTAACAGTTTATCCTGATCCTCAGTTGTCTATAAGATGACATCAGTTTCTATTTGGGGGGTATTGCATGTCTTGCTCACAGATGCTAGCCTAGCATGAGATGCTGCTGACAGAGCAGTTATGTGCCTATCTTGTCCTTATTACATGTCACTGACCTGCAGCGGTGAACGATTTCACCGTTTCAGGCGCAAATTGAGTACTCTGTGCTTTTCTAGTAGTTAACTCGATGAAAGGTATTTTCTGTTTATTattttctactgagccatttactttatgttcgtattcttgTCTTTTATTATTTCTTGTTGTTGTtacattgtcgagaaggaacctgcaagtaagcctTTCGTTGGACGGTGTagaccatgtgtatcctgtacatacgacttaTACAACTTGAAACGGGAAACTTTCTGGGCTGtgggtttagattttttttttataaataaaactTAAAATATTGTAAAACCACGACAGCTTCAGGTAATGGGTCTCAAAAACGACTTGAGAAATCAACTGGATTTGAGAAAATATTCTGTTATTCTGAAGCCATTTCAACAAACTGAGAGCTCTCTAGTTTCTCTGCATGACATTGTTCTCAATGTCTGTTCTATAAAAATGTGGTTgcagggggcctcccgggtggcgcagtggtctatagctgcgccaccagagtctctgggttcgcgcccaggctctgtcgcagccggccgcgaccgggaggtccgtggggcaacgcacaattggcatagcgtcatccgggttagggagggcttggccggtagggatatccttgtctcatcgtgctccagcgactcctgtggccggccgggcgcagtgcgcgctaaccaagggggccaggtacacggtgtttcctctgacacattggtgcggctggcttccgggttggaggcgcgctgtgttaagaagcagtgcggcttggttgggttgtgctttggaggacgcatggctttcgaccttcgtctctcccgagcccgtacgggagttgtagcggtgagacaagatagtaattactagcgattggataccacgaaaattggggagaaaatgggataaaaaaatagaaaataaaaaataaaaaatgtggttGCCATAGAATAGAATTTCATCATCATTTCAAAACACAAATGACTAAAAATGTCCTCGCAAACAAAACGTTTTCACATCCTGATTCAGGATCAGCTCTCCATACACATTCTCCTAACCCAAACCATTCTGAAGAAACAGAACGGACGACGCTTCAAACTGGCTCCGGTGCAGCCTGCCTTTCTTCAGAGAGGGACAGTGTTTTCTAGCACGCCCACGCAGAAAGGCTGACTGCTGCTGAGAGGGAAGCAGGCGAGGAGCTAGCAGCAGCTAGCCACACAGCTCCCCCTGCTGACCCAGTAAGGGGAAGCCAGGTCACTGGTTCCCAAGAGCTTTGGCCGCTGCTGCAGCTGTTACTGCTGCCTGAATCTCctcctgctgttgttgttgttgtggtgctgGTCAGGGTTGATTATGCAGTGGGGCTGTTGTGCTGCTTAATGGTGGAGGAGGATTTTAGGGTCAGAGACAGCAGCAGCCGAGGCTGGCCGGCTGGGGAAAAGCACAGACACATCCTTTAATTAGGTTTTCTTTCTCTTCCACCACTGCTCTTGTCTGTTGTCCTTGTTTATCGCAGATTCACAGGCAGTGGTTGGGATTTGGTTTCCATTTAGTATAATGAGGCTAATTTATTCCAAATAATGAATCGTTAAAATGTGGTTCAAGAGGACGTTTTGAGGACCTTGTTCAGTTGTTTTATTGTTGTTTTTTAATGCGTCAGGGGAAATGTGCTCAAATGTTTAGCCATACGAGCCCTTTTCCGTGTGAAGGCAGAAACACGTAGCAAAAATGGTGGCTTTTGGAAGTTTAACTGAGAAAACATTTGAGAAACAATGATTTTTTTTTGCAGTGGTGACACTAATTTAGCTAGTCTAGTGTAATACAgctgtggtagtagtagtagtagcaatggtTGGTCATTTGCACTGTATCGTAATCACATTTTACCATCTATAATTTAGGATTCTTGTTTTCATAAAATAATGTTCTCATAAAAGAACAAGAACAGTGGGGTTTACCTCAAAGCTCCTGTCTGTATCCTATGCCCTTTGAGTAGACTACTGACTTTGGCTCAAAATATGGTGTTTTTTATCCCCTTCCAGCGGTGTGACTATAGGCCACATACTGTCCCACTTTCCAGCTGCCTCACCCTTTATGTCATATGTCAAGAGGATCTATTTGGATGCCAAGGCAACAAGCAGTCAGAGATGTACTCATATAAACATTCCACCTCTCTTTTCATCTccaactctctccctccatcttgcCCACTGTGTATCCTCCTGTCtccaaatctctctctccctaccaccCACCCTCCCCTTCATGTTCACACTCTCTGACCCACTCCCCCATCCACTCTTGCCCCTGGCGTTtgtcccttccctcctcccttcctctctctttcctctacccttttctccctctctcattctaatttacaataccctttctctctcgctcactgTTTCATATAATCTTCCCAATCCTGTACActcctctccattctctctctcctcttcctctctcaccctccactgGCTCgcctcttcttccctcctcctttctctcccctcctctctctcactctccattccatctctctctctttcatctactCCTTCCCATGTCTTTCTCTGCTTCTATGCATCtccattgcctctctctcccccctttccctccctctttttttctctccatcaccctcctctcccccttctcaggGCTGAGCCTGGTGGTGGGCCTGGTCCTCTACATCAGCAGCATCAACGACGAGGTGATGAACCGGCCACGTGAGCCCGAGCACTTCTTCCACTACCACTACGGCTGGTCCTTCGCCTTCGCTGCCAGCTCCTTCCTCCTCAAAGAGGTCAGCGCACCCGTCCGCCTGCCAGCGTAGCGCCCGACCACTAACTACTAACCTCTGCTAACTGCTAACCAACATCTAGCGCAGTACTTCACTGttaggatcccccccccccccgccccccccatcTCGCGTCAATATTCATAAATGTTAATAGCGGATACTTTAGGGTGACAGCTCTGTCACAGCAGCAGCTTGAAACGCTGCTGTCGTCACATGAATATACAGTTCGCTAGAGGGCTTTTCTTTTTCTCCAGCCCCTCTGCGGcggcaggaggaagaggagggggaatagCGCTTAGCGCCAGCGCCGTTGTGCTCAAGTTTCAAGGATGTTGTATCAAGATGTCAGCGATGAATAGTGGATGAGGTGTAAATGTTTGGCGCAACATGAATGCATTTTTGATAATGAGTTATTACACGGAGGAGCGGTTTGGTTGAGTCTGAGCATTAGTGTCTCTTCGGTGCATTGCAGGGTAGGTTGCTAAGGCACTAAGAGGTTTGTGCATCATATAATATATTCCACAGTTGAAAATAACGTATGCATGTAATATTATTAAAATGTTTCATATTTTATATTGATTCAAACATTTTTTTATAGATCTTTCAGGATGCTATATTACATCCTGTTGTATTGAGGACTATTGTGctttattaaaggcccagtgcagtcaaaaacgagATTTCCCTATGTCAtatgtatatttccacactgtgaggttggaataatactgttaaattgtgaaaatgattacAATGCCCTTTTACTGTATGGACTGTATGAAAAGACCACATGCAATTTCAGCCTGTttgggtgggatggagttttggcctgcctggtgacatcactagGTGATACATTTGTTGATATACCAATCAGAAAGAAAGTTGTTCTCAGtaatcccctccccactcagaccactcccagacagtcctagcaaaattgttGCTTGAGAAATGGCTCTTTGCTTAGaagcaattttattttatttttttaccattttaattgaaaacaatcacagtaaggtacttaattgttacccacaaacgatttgatattgagataaaaatggctggaTTGGACCTTTAAATGTTCCagtatttattgtatttcatgGCCCAGTACTTTATGTGATTTttatataatatgatttatttttaGTCAGCCTTCTTTTTGCTGTGGTTCAGAGTGTCCCTGATGTATGTATGATGGCCCAATGTGTCACTTATGACTTCTTTATGATGGTGTTTCAGTTTCATGTCATGCATTAATATGAGTCATAGTATCTCATAGTGTACTTGCGCTGCTCTCTCCCAGGGGGCCGGGGTGATGTCAGTGTACCTCTTCATGAAGCGCTACGCCGAGGAGGAGATGTACCGGCCCCACCCGTCCCTCTACCGCCCCCGCCTGTCCGAGTGCAGCGACTACAGCGGCCAATACCTTCACCCCGAGTCGTGGCCTCCTCCAAAGAGGGGCCGCAGCGCGTCTGAAGTCTCCAGCGACATCTCCATCCAGCTGAACCAGACGCCCCCGCCGCCCAAGGGCAGCTccatgcagcagcagcagcaggcccCATCCTCTGGCCCCTCCTCGGGCGCCAGCTACcagcagtcctcctcctcctcctacccccaCCACTCCATGTCCTCCCACCCCCTCCACTCCAGCCACCACACCATGTCCTCCCACCCCAGCGGGCCCCCTCCCCAGTCCATGCCCATGGCCATGCCCCCCTCTGCCCAGCCCCCTCCCCGATACCACCAACACATGCACATGAGTGCCTCGCCATGCTAGAAGGGGGGagtgagggatgagggagggtggggaggggggaTAGACAGAGCAGGGGTTGGCTCTGTCATACgtccaacacacagagacagatgcaaacacacacacaagtgcacacacagaagtgtgggaggagagatggaagaggggaggaaggaaggataTTTAGGAGATCAAGAGAAAGAAGGGAATGAACGAAGGAAAGAAAATGAGATGGGTGGAGGATGATTCACAATTGATGCTGTGCTTAAAATGAAGACAGATATTttaaacgagggagagagagagggagggatatgaTCATCATTTACACAataagaaaaagagggaggaggggaggtgagggggTCTATAAGAAAGGGTGATTCTGTTTCAGAAGAAAAAGAATACGATGCATTTCAAGCACTAATACACACAAGAATCAAGAACAAATTGTATATGCATAGAGATTTATACTTAAACTGTATAGACATTTTTCTTTCTCTAAGTCCTGGAAAAACAAATGTTGAAATCTTAACCATGTTTGTCTTTCATGAGATGTGTATTCCTGTATGATTAGTTCTATCATTGTATTCATCGTTTGTATTTGAGAGGCAAGAATTGTGAGTACGAAGACAGAAATCTGAGACATCTGAAGATCATTCAAGAGGGTTCTGTGACTTAactgtacatactgtaacatCTCAGATTCCCCTCTGCAGTAGCATTCTTGTAATACCCTTACACTCttggaaaaaagggttccaaaatggttcttcggctgtccccataggacatcccattttggttccaggtagaaccctttttggttccatgtagaatcctctgTGATTCTAAAAGGGGTCtagctggaaccaaaagggttctacctgg contains:
- the LOC129819695 gene encoding voltage-dependent calcium channel gamma-7 subunit-like; protein product: MFSTRALTLLSSVFGACGLLLVGVAVSTDYWLLMEEGVILQQNQSMEVRMALHSGMWRVCFVAGPEKGRCVASEYFTTEAEIDIVTENTANILKMVRTATPFPMVSLLFVFTAFVISNIGHIRPQRTILAFISGIFFILSGLSLVVGLVLYISSINDEVMNRPREPEHFFHYHYGWSFAFAASSFLLKEGAGVMSVYLFMKRYAEEEMYRPHPSLYRPRLSECSDYSGQYLHPESWPPPKRGRSASEVSSDISIQLNQTPPPPKGSSMQQQQQAPSSGPSSGASYQQSSSSSYPHHSMSSHPLHSSHHTMSSHPSGPPPQSMPMAMPPSAQPPPRYHQHMHMSASPC